Proteins encoded together in one Catellatospora citrea window:
- a CDS encoding DUF3592 domain-containing protein, with translation MNKADHSLLFVHAPLTGTLDSPWRLTVGALIALLTVVASLVVVPFVVYDDVITQARGVLTTGTVSAVSTRDRNDVTVRLPALDGREVAVNLNRKRPVRVGDRIEVRYDPKDLDRVRPASAGHLWATIFGAVCGIVVLLGYAWRDMTLHRRIGDAVNQPYREGDLVR, from the coding sequence GTGAACAAGGCCGACCACTCCCTGCTCTTCGTGCACGCACCGCTGACGGGCACCCTCGACAGCCCCTGGCGCCTCACCGTCGGTGCGCTGATCGCGCTGCTGACGGTGGTGGCGAGTCTGGTGGTCGTGCCGTTCGTCGTCTACGACGATGTGATCACGCAGGCGCGTGGGGTGCTCACGACCGGCACGGTGAGCGCGGTCTCGACGCGTGACCGCAATGATGTGACCGTGCGGCTGCCGGCCCTCGACGGGCGGGAGGTCGCGGTGAACCTGAACCGAAAACGTCCGGTTCGTGTCGGCGACCGGATCGAGGTGCGTTACGACCCGAAAGACCTCGATCGTGTTCGGCCCGCCTCGGCCGGGCACTTGTGGGCCACCATCTTCGGCGCGGTCTGCGGCATCGTCGTCCTGCTCGGTTACGCGTGGCGCGACATGACGCTGCACCGGCGGATCGGCGACGCTGTCAACCAGCCATACCGCGAGGGCGACTTGGTGCGCTGA